A window of Aquitalea denitrificans contains these coding sequences:
- the accB gene encoding acetyl-CoA carboxylase biotin carboxyl carrier protein → MDLRKLKKLIDLVEESGIAELEVTEGEEKVRITRVSANTQQIAYAQPMMQMPMQAPMAAPAAAAPVAEAAPAAANNANALKSPMVGTFYRSASPGSKAFVEVGQSVNAGDTLCIIEAMKLMNEIEADRSGVVKAVLAEDGQPVEYGEPLFIIE, encoded by the coding sequence ATGGATCTGCGTAAACTGAAGAAACTGATCGATCTCGTCGAAGAATCCGGCATTGCCGAACTCGAAGTGACCGAAGGGGAAGAAAAAGTCCGCATCACCCGCGTATCGGCCAATACCCAGCAGATTGCCTACGCCCAGCCGATGATGCAGATGCCGATGCAAGCGCCAATGGCCGCACCGGCAGCCGCCGCACCGGTAGCCGAAGCTGCCCCGGCAGCCGCCAACAACGCCAATGCCCTGAAATCGCCGATGGTAGGTACCTTCTACCGCTCCGCCAGCCCGGGCTCCAAGGCCTTTGTGGAAGTGGGCCAGAGCGTGAATGCCGGTGACACCCTGTGCATCATCGAAGCCATGAAGCTGATGAACGAGATCGAAGCCGACCGTTCCGGCGTGGTGAAGGCCGTACTGGCCGAAGACGGCCAGCCGGTTGAATACGGCGAGCCGCTGTTCATCATCGAGTAA
- the accC gene encoding acetyl-CoA carboxylase biotin carboxylase subunit, which translates to MFEKILIANRGEIALRIQRACREMGIKTVVVHSEADREAKYVKLADESVCIGPAPSTKSYLNVPALIAAAEVTDAQAIHPGYGFLSENADFAERVEQSGFVFIGPRPETIRLMGDKVSAKDAMIAAGVPCVPGSEGALPDDPAEIVKIAKKIGFPVIIKAAGGGGGRGMRVVHTEGALINSVQMTRTEAGAAFGNPTVYMEKYLQQPRHIEIQILADEYGNAIYLGERDCSMQRRHQKIIEEAPAPGITDEQRERIGTACAEACSRIGYRGAGTFEFLFENGEFYFIEMNTRVQVEHPVTEMITGVDIVQEQIRIAAGEKLRYKQSDIVLRGHAMECRINAEDPFTFVPSPGKIESYHPAGGPGIRIDSHIYQGYTVPSHYDSMVGKLISYGDNRDQAMARMRVALSEISISGIKTNIPLHQELFMDAAFQRGSTSIHYLEERLSQMKKGDA; encoded by the coding sequence ATGTTTGAAAAAATCCTGATTGCAAACCGCGGCGAAATCGCCCTGCGCATCCAGCGCGCCTGCCGCGAAATGGGCATCAAGACCGTGGTCGTGCATTCCGAAGCCGACCGCGAAGCCAAATACGTCAAGCTGGCCGACGAGTCGGTCTGCATTGGCCCGGCCCCGTCGACCAAGAGCTATCTGAACGTACCGGCGCTGATTGCCGCCGCCGAAGTAACCGACGCCCAGGCCATCCACCCGGGTTACGGCTTTTTGTCGGAAAACGCCGACTTTGCCGAACGCGTGGAACAGTCCGGCTTCGTCTTCATCGGCCCGCGCCCGGAAACCATCCGCCTGATGGGCGACAAGGTATCCGCCAAGGACGCCATGATTGCTGCCGGCGTGCCCTGCGTACCCGGTTCCGAAGGTGCGCTGCCGGATGATCCGGCCGAAATCGTCAAGATTGCCAAGAAAATCGGCTTCCCGGTGATCATCAAGGCCGCAGGCGGTGGTGGTGGTCGCGGCATGCGCGTGGTGCATACCGAAGGCGCGCTGATCAACTCGGTACAGATGACCCGTACCGAAGCCGGTGCAGCATTTGGCAACCCGACTGTCTACATGGAGAAATACCTGCAGCAGCCGCGCCATATCGAAATCCAGATTCTGGCCGACGAATACGGCAATGCCATTTATCTGGGCGAGCGCGACTGCTCCATGCAGCGCCGTCACCAGAAAATCATTGAAGAAGCACCGGCTCCGGGCATTACCGACGAGCAGCGCGAGCGTATTGGCACCGCCTGCGCCGAAGCGTGCAGCCGCATTGGCTACCGTGGGGCCGGTACTTTCGAATTCCTGTTTGAAAACGGCGAGTTCTACTTCATCGAGATGAACACCCGCGTGCAGGTGGAACACCCGGTGACGGAAATGATCACCGGCGTGGACATCGTGCAGGAACAGATCCGCATTGCCGCCGGCGAAAAGCTGCGCTACAAGCAAAGCGACATCGTACTGCGCGGCCATGCGATGGAATGCCGTATCAACGCCGAAGATCCTTTCACCTTCGTACCGTCGCCCGGCAAGATCGAAAGCTATCACCCGGCAGGTGGCCCAGGCATCCGTATCGATTCGCACATCTATCAGGGCTACACCGTGCCGTCGCATTACGACTCCATGGTCGGCAAGCTGATTTCCTATGGTGACAACCGCGATCAGGCCATGGCCCGCATGCGCGTTGCCCTGTCGGAAATTTCCATTTCCGGTATCAAGACCAATATCCCGCTGCATCAGGAATTGTTCATGGATGCCGCCTTCCAGCGTGGCAGCACCAGCATTCACTACCTGGAAGAACGCCTGTCGCAGATGAAAAAGGGAGACGCATAA